The genomic DNA GATCATTAAAGGGCAGAGTTATATTGTCGGCCCAGGGGATGTCTTCGTCCTGTATCCCGGCGTGACGCATCAATATGCTCCGATCAGCCGGCAATGGCAGGTGGCTTGGGTATCCTTCAATGGGAGAGATGCTGGACAAATGCTGCTTCATGCGGGAATCAGCGAATCCGGTCCGAAGAGGCTAAAGGAGGAGAAGTGGCTGCATGAGCTGAAGGAGCTGCTGCTTCAGGATGAGAATGAACCGTACGCTCCTCTGGAGCATTCCAAACTGCTGTATGCTTTGCTGGTGGATTTGAAAAGAACGCTGCAGCTGCCGTTGAACCGGGATCATGACATGGAACGGATCAAGCCCGTCCTGCAGCATATCGACAGAAATCTTCACGAGGCCCTGCAGTTGAAGGATTTGGCTGAGGTGATCTCTGTTTCCCCGCAGTATCTGTGCCGATTGTTTCAGAACACGCTGCAGCTTCGTCCGATAGAATACGTGAATCAGCAGCGGGTGAATCGGAGCAAGCAGCTGATGTTCAGCGAACGGGACAAGAAGGTATATGAAATCGCGCGGCAGGTTGGTTTTGATAATACGAGTTATTTTTGCTCCGTGTTTCGGCAGGTATCCGGGATGAGCCCCAAGGAATTTATGAGTTTGCACGGACTGTGAGGTTGTGTGGATAAAGAGTCTGATTACTAGTCTATACGGACTGTGAGCTGGCATGGATTGTTCATTTGCAAGGACCGTGGGCTCCGCGCAGGCTCGGAGTTCAACCCTGGCATTGGCAAAATAAGTGCAGCGAATATAGGCTCGAATGGAGCGAGTGCAATCAAACGCCAAAAATGGAGCTGCCTCTAGTCCCAGCTTCGATGACTAGAGGCAGCTTCGCGGCTTATTTTCTCAGAAAGTACTTCGATGGAGATGTGTCTTACAGCGGGTCGAGGCGGAACAGCACTGCACCATGAGGTGCTACGTTCGCGTAGAGGCTGTCTTTGACGACGGCGGTCTCGTCCGTCCACAGCTCCTTAGCCTGAACAGAGGCCGGGGCGCCTAATGCTTGGAGCGGAAGGCTGAACTTAAGAGGCTTCTCGCCGGTATTAAAACAGGCGACATATAGACAGTCATTTGCTCCATCGGCTCCCCAGACGATGCGGTTTCCCTCCCTCTTGAGCAATCTGGCGCCTGAGCTGGATTGATGCATCTCCAGCACATCGCGATTGGTAAGCAGCGATAACGTCCATTCGTCGTTGTCTCTCAGCTCTCCGCCAAAGAAAAGCGGAGACCGGAACAAGCACCACAGCGACATCATCGTTAGCTGCTCCTCGCGGGTAAACCGGGTCCAGCGGTCGGACCCGCCGCCATCTACGGAACGAATGCCGATATGTCCCAGCGGCAGCATGTCGCAGTCGGGCCAGCAGCCTTCCGTTGATTTGCCCTGCCATCGCTCGCAGCGGTCGAACATGTCGAGCAGCAGATCCCAGCGATCCCAGAAGTCATCCGTCATTCTCCACATATTCGCGTTTTGAGAAAGGAAATCCGCATATTCGACCGGCGCTGGTCCAGGTGACAGGCTCAGCACCATCGGCCGTCCGCAACGGTCGATCGCGCGGCGGATCAGCTCGATTTCAGGCAGATGCGTATCGTAAAGCCGCGAAGCGGCGATGTCGTCAACCTTCACGAAATCAACGCCCCATTCGGCGTATAACTCGAACAAAGAATCGTAGTAGGCCTGAGCGCCTTCCTTGGCGGCATCCACGCCATACATATCTGTATTCCAGGGACAAATGGAGTTAGGATGGGCGATATCGCGCGCGGTAACGGCTGTGTTCTTAATCGGGGTGCCCGCATGAACGGCCTGACGCGGTACACCGCGCATGATATGGATGCCGAATTTCAGGCCGAGCTGGTGGACATAGTCGGCCAGCGGCTGGAAGCCCCGGCCGTTCGCGGCCGAAGGGAAGCGGTTCTCCGCCGGCATGAGCCTTGCATATTCATCCATGACCAGCGGCACGAACGGACGATAAATGGACGAATTGGCATCAGGCTCATACCATTGGATGTCAACAACAAT from Paenibacillus woosongensis includes the following:
- a CDS encoding AraC family transcriptional regulator, giving the protein MYVESKMIFCNPQEALLLPLYATTIGYWEHQAETVRPDGFPDYQLHQVLDGKGELIIKGQSYIVGPGDVFVLYPGVTHQYAPISRQWQVAWVSFNGRDAGQMLLHAGISESGPKRLKEEKWLHELKELLLQDENEPYAPLEHSKLLYALLVDLKRTLQLPLNRDHDMERIKPVLQHIDRNLHEALQLKDLAEVISVSPQYLCRLFQNTLQLRPIEYVNQQRVNRSKQLMFSERDKKVYEIARQVGFDNTSYFCSVFRQVSGMSPKEFMSLHGL
- a CDS encoding glycoside hydrolase family 27 protein, with the protein product MDHHLFAPTPPMGWNSWDCYGAAVTEAEVRGNADYMAKHLKEYGWDTIVVDIQWYEPDANSSIYRPFVPLVMDEYARLMPAENRFPSAANGRGFQPLADYVHQLGLKFGIHIMRGVPRQAVHAGTPIKNTAVTARDIAHPNSICPWNTDMYGVDAAKEGAQAYYDSLFELYAEWGVDFVKVDDIAASRLYDTHLPEIELIRRAIDRCGRPMVLSLSPGPAPVEYADFLSQNANMWRMTDDFWDRWDLLLDMFDRCERWQGKSTEGCWPDCDMLPLGHIGIRSVDGGGSDRWTRFTREEQLTMMSLWCLFRSPLFFGGELRDNDEWTLSLLTNRDVLEMHQSSSGARLLKREGNRIVWGADGANDCLYVACFNTGEKPLKFSLPLQALGAPASVQAKELWTDETAVVKDSLYANVAPHGAVLFRLDPL